A single genomic interval of Argopecten irradians isolate NY chromosome 8, Ai_NY, whole genome shotgun sequence harbors:
- the LOC138330057 gene encoding uncharacterized protein KIAA0930 homolog: MADDQEDGDQLQMKTSSSIQQMLSSIIQERCKDVVKFTSDGEFELVPNTVNDFWTSLFTKYFLSGSVSTDDTRDDMLFYVRKTPNPKGKFYIKTEIEVYRRASKNVPSLEDKTINWEETVYLNIILHQFEYTVTCAVCTRTSENNLQILKKFSQRVYPSPSRRRMDSKGTEEEMTYPNIFFTVDNFEEAFGDIIVRDSEMVCVELTAADRKGTLQGVIFLGSIRYEALKKVYDARASLTSKMVQTMSLGWIKSHKRVEFVRMRGPQSKGHAEVAVSRVEGSGPETPDLENFPVEDFDGQENDQQQQNEYTRRRMSDPSSSLGSLVRGGIRRMSMKKSRSETERVDHTLDVDGCHEVEAGTIQEELKNKEQYEGFIGKSFGQAWHIFKERKRAGSVALNSYLTYITLPWHRIVADVLDNRQKPALLF; encoded by the exons aatTTGAATTAGTTCCCAACACAGTAAATGATTTCTGGACAAGTCTATTCACCAAATACTTCCTCAGTGGCTCTGTTTCAACAGATGACACTCGAGATGACATGTTGTTTTATGTCAGGAAGACTCCAAACCCAAAGgggaagttttatataaag ACAGAGATTGAGGTGTACCGGCGAGCCTCGAAGAATGTTCCTTCTCTCGAGGATAAAACAATCAACTGGGAAGAAACTGTGTACCTCAACATTATTCTCCATCAG TTTGAGTACACCGTTACATGTGCTGTTTGTACAAGAACCAGTGAAAATAATCTTCAAATCCTGAAAAAATTTTCACAG CGTGTCTATCCGTCCCCAAGTCGAAGGAGAATGGACAGCAAAGGAACAGAGGAGGAAATGACATACCCAAATATCTTCTTCACTGTCGATAATTTTGAAGAG gcATTTGGAGACATAATTGTCCGAGATAGTGAGATGGTATGTGTTGAACTCACAGCAGCCGATAGGAAAGGTACCTTACAAGGAGTTATCTTTCTTGGATCAATACGCTATGAAGCTCTGAAAAAGGTGTATGATGCACGA GCAAGCTTGACATCAAAGATGGTACAGACTATGTCTCTTGGGTGGATCAAAAGTCACAAGCGCGTGGAGTTTGTGCGGATGCGAGGGCCACAGAGTaagggtcatgctgaggtggcAGTTAGTCGGGTAGAAGGCTCGGGACCAGAAACACCAGATCTGGAGAATTTTCCTGTGGAGGACTTTGATGGCCAGGAGAATGACCAACAGCAG CAGAATGAGTACACACGCCGGAGAATGAGTGACCCTAGCTCCTCCTTAGGGTCACTGGTACGGGGCGGTATACGGCGGATGAGTATGAAGAAATCACGATCTGAGACAGAGAGGGTTGATCATACGCTAGACGTAGATGGTTGTCACGAAGTCGAGGCTGGCACTATCCAGGAAG AATTAAAAAACAAAGAGCAATATGAAGGTTTTATTGGGAAAAGTTTTGGACAAGCCTGGCACATATTTAAGGAAAGAAAACGTGCAGGAAGTGTTGCTCTCAACTCATACCTAACATACATTACGCTTCCATGGCACCGGATAGTGGCCG ATGTTTTGGACAATCGTCAAAAGCCAGCCCTGCTTTTCTGA